The following proteins are encoded in a genomic region of Mycolicibacterium confluentis:
- the rph gene encoding ribonuclease PH → MPLREDGRADDELRPVTITRGFTSHPAGSVLVEFGQTRVMCTASVTEGVPRWRKGSGLGWLTAEYAMLPAATHSRSDRESVKGRVGGRTQEISRLVGRSLRACIDLRALGENTIAIDCDVLQADGGTRTAAITGAYVALADAVAYLGALGKLSDPRPLSCAIAAVSVGVVDGRVRVDLPYEEDSRAEVDMNVVATDTGTLVEIQGTGEGATFPRSTLDKMLDAALASCEQLFAIQTAALEAPYPGGLPDGPAPKKAFGS, encoded by the coding sequence GTGCCTCTTCGCGAAGACGGTCGTGCCGATGACGAGCTGCGACCGGTAACCATCACCCGCGGCTTCACCTCCCATCCAGCAGGTTCGGTGCTGGTGGAGTTCGGCCAGACCCGCGTCATGTGCACGGCCTCGGTGACCGAGGGCGTGCCGCGGTGGCGGAAGGGCTCTGGACTCGGATGGCTCACCGCGGAGTACGCCATGCTGCCCGCCGCCACGCACAGCCGCTCCGACCGGGAGTCGGTGAAGGGCCGGGTCGGCGGTCGCACGCAGGAGATCAGCCGCCTGGTCGGGCGCTCGCTGCGCGCCTGCATCGATCTGCGCGCGCTGGGTGAGAACACCATCGCGATCGACTGCGACGTGCTGCAGGCCGACGGCGGTACCCGCACGGCCGCGATCACCGGCGCCTACGTGGCGCTCGCCGACGCGGTGGCCTACCTCGGTGCGTTGGGCAAGCTTTCGGACCCCCGACCGCTGTCCTGCGCCATCGCGGCCGTCAGCGTGGGCGTCGTCGACGGCCGGGTGCGCGTCGACCTGCCGTACGAAGAGGACTCACGCGCCGAGGTCGACATGAACGTCGTCGCGACCGACACCGGGACCCTGGTGGAGATCCAGGGCACGGGCGAGGGCGCCACCTTCCCGCGCTCGACGCTGGACAAGATGCTCGACGCCGCGCTGGCATCCTGTGAACAGTTGTTCGCGATCCAGACCGCAGCGCTCGAAGCCCCCTATCCGGGTGGGCTTCCCGACGGGCCGGCGCCGAAGAAAGCCTTCGGCAGCTGA
- the murI gene encoding glutamate racemase: protein MTGPSVDRLAPVGVFDSGVGGLTVARAIIDQLPDENMIYVGDTANGPYGPLPLAQIRTHALAIMDDLVDRGVKALVIACNTASSACLRDARERYDVPVVEVILPAVRRAVAATRNGHIGVIGTQATITSRAYQDAFAAARDTEIAAVACPRFVDFVERGVTSGRQVLGLAEAYLEPLQRAGVDTLVLGCTHYPLLSGLIQLAMGDNVTLVSSAEETAKDLLRVLTERDLLHPHPDGADEAATRVFEATGDPEAFTALAARFLGPVITGVARVRGHVGTAP from the coding sequence ATGACGGGCCCATCCGTGGACCGCCTGGCTCCGGTCGGTGTGTTCGACTCCGGCGTGGGCGGGCTGACGGTCGCCCGAGCGATCATCGACCAACTGCCCGACGAGAACATGATCTACGTCGGGGACACCGCGAACGGCCCCTACGGTCCACTGCCTCTGGCGCAGATCCGTACGCACGCGCTGGCAATCATGGACGATCTCGTCGACCGCGGCGTGAAGGCGTTGGTGATCGCCTGCAACACGGCGTCGTCGGCGTGCCTGCGCGACGCCCGTGAGCGCTACGACGTGCCCGTCGTCGAAGTCATCCTGCCTGCCGTCCGGCGCGCCGTCGCGGCGACGCGCAACGGTCACATCGGCGTGATCGGCACGCAGGCGACCATCACCTCACGTGCCTACCAGGACGCGTTCGCCGCGGCGCGGGACACCGAGATCGCGGCGGTGGCCTGCCCCCGGTTCGTCGACTTCGTGGAGCGGGGTGTCACCAGCGGGCGTCAGGTCCTCGGGTTGGCGGAGGCGTACCTGGAACCGCTGCAGCGCGCCGGGGTCGACACGCTGGTGCTGGGCTGTACGCACTACCCGCTGCTGTCCGGATTGATCCAGCTCGCCATGGGTGACAACGTCACGCTGGTGTCGAGCGCCGAGGAGACCGCCAAGGATCTGCTCCGAGTCCTCACCGAGCGGGATCTGCTGCATCCGCACCCTGACGGCGCCGATGAAGCGGCCACGCGCGTGTTCGAGGCGACGGGGGATCCGGAGGCGTTCACGGCTCTGGCGGCGCGCTTCCTCGGGCCCGTCATCACGGGAGTCGCGAGAGTGCGGGGTCACGTCGGGACCGCGCCATGA
- the rdgB gene encoding RdgB/HAM1 family non-canonical purine NTP pyrophosphatase: MTTVLVASRNAKKLAELRRVLDAAGVVGLELVSLADVPPYDEAPETGATFEENALAKARDGYAATGLPCVADDSGLTVDALNGMPGVLSARWSGVHGDDEANNRLLLAQLSDVPEGRRGAAFVSACALVDGHGEHVVRGEWPGSIATVPRGAGGFGYDPIFVPSGSTRSSAELTAAEKDAASHRGRALALLVPALRALV, translated from the coding sequence CTGACCACGGTTCTGGTCGCCAGCCGCAACGCCAAGAAGCTGGCCGAACTGCGTCGCGTGCTCGACGCCGCGGGTGTCGTCGGACTCGAACTCGTGTCGCTGGCCGACGTCCCGCCGTACGACGAGGCGCCCGAGACCGGCGCGACCTTCGAGGAGAATGCGCTGGCCAAAGCGCGCGACGGTTACGCCGCCACCGGATTGCCCTGCGTGGCAGACGATTCCGGCCTGACCGTGGATGCGCTCAACGGCATGCCGGGGGTGTTGTCGGCGCGCTGGTCGGGCGTCCACGGTGACGACGAGGCCAACAACCGCCTGCTCTTGGCGCAACTGAGTGATGTGCCCGAGGGGCGCCGGGGCGCGGCGTTCGTGTCGGCGTGTGCTCTGGTCGACGGCCACGGCGAGCATGTCGTGCGAGGGGAGTGGCCGGGGTCCATTGCCACGGTGCCCCGCGGCGCCGGGGGTTTCGGCTACGACCCGATCTTCGTGCCGTCGGGGTCCACACGGTCGTCGGCGGAACTGACTGCGGCCGAGAAGGATGCGGCCTCGCACCGGGGTCGGGCGCTGGCACTGCTGGTTCCTGCTCTGCGCGCCCTGGTCTAG
- a CDS encoding DUF4235 domain-containing protein yields the protein MSRTSKLLYMPLSLATSVGGGLLAGALFTQVWKRIDDTQEPPPDPKDLNRSGAKALSGAALQGLVFGLVKAAVDRAGARSYRAVAKESPV from the coding sequence GTGAGCCGAACGTCGAAGCTTCTCTACATGCCGCTGTCGCTCGCCACAAGCGTGGGCGGTGGCCTACTCGCCGGTGCGCTGTTCACCCAGGTCTGGAAGCGCATCGACGACACACAGGAACCCCCGCCCGATCCCAAGGACCTCAATCGGTCGGGAGCCAAGGCGTTGTCGGGCGCGGCACTCCAGGGCCTGGTGTTTGGACTGGTGAAGGCTGCGGTCGACCGTGCGGGCGCCCGAAGCTACCGGGCCGTGGCGAAGGAGTCTCCGGTCTGA
- a CDS encoding DUF3349 domain-containing protein, whose product MSPMVKNAAKPLFKAVQFLRAGYPDAAPTQGHIAVLALLPQAGSQRNLSS is encoded by the coding sequence ATGTCCCCGATGGTGAAGAACGCCGCGAAGCCCCTGTTCAAGGCCGTGCAATTCCTCCGAGCCGGCTATCCCGACGCGGCGCCCACGCAGGGCCACATCGCCGTGCTGGCGCTGCTGCCGCAGGCAGGTTCTCAGCGCAACTTGAGTTCCTAA
- a CDS encoding IS110 family RNA-guided transposase: MDIRDRRSGARGASSDAGPRRDHGMAGGKFSTRPADLERLWADLFLADATDVTVVVEPTRNAWIVLAEWFRRRGARVVMVPTTQSADLRKYYSKHTKNDRIDSELLARLPLLHPEGLREYSGQGPADPLRRLVKQRSTMIKRRVAVYSRLDALVELLGPAWYAVLGSNYGNAALEFLARYADPNTVIRLGQGRLSRFLIARSRGAWREDHAAGLIVAAKETLMLWGPDGMNFAELGDDIAHEAEQALFLTRQIKQIDERVANLYADADPEGIVASAPGVGPVISAVIAGRIGDPHLFTSLAAIRAYTGLVPKVSQSGLSRVESSITKAGDPLLREMLCTAADQARKIDPQIAAKYQRLMAGDRHHDSAICHLATLLVTRIATCMRNGQPYVLRDVDGTPITDAQGRNIVKERYQIEPRRRDNIRHQRMRDRRKQAAGQESQESPSAPTSRPAKHEPTSPHVA, translated from the coding sequence GTGGACATTAGGGATCGACGTAGCGGTGCGCGCGGCGCATCAAGCGACGCTGGCCCGCGACGGGACCACGGTATGGCGGGGGGGAAATTCTCGACCCGGCCGGCGGACCTGGAGCGGTTGTGGGCCGATCTGTTCCTGGCCGACGCCACGGACGTGACCGTGGTGGTGGAGCCGACCCGTAACGCGTGGATCGTGCTGGCCGAGTGGTTCCGCCGCCGCGGCGCCCGGGTGGTGATGGTGCCTACAACCCAATCGGCGGATCTGCGCAAGTACTACTCCAAGCACACCAAGAACGATCGGATCGACTCCGAGCTGCTGGCCCGGCTGCCGCTACTTCATCCCGAAGGGTTGCGCGAGTATTCCGGCCAGGGACCGGCAGACCCGTTGCGGCGCTTGGTCAAACAGCGCTCCACCATGATCAAACGCCGGGTTGCGGTGTATTCCCGGCTCGATGCGCTCGTTGAGCTCCTCGGGCCAGCGTGGTATGCGGTGCTCGGTTCGAACTACGGCAACGCGGCGTTGGAATTCCTGGCTCGTTATGCCGATCCGAATACGGTGATTCGACTCGGCCAGGGACGTCTGAGCCGGTTTCTGATCGCCCGCTCCCGCGGCGCGTGGCGTGAGGACCACGCCGCCGGACTCATCGTCGCAGCCAAGGAAACCCTCATGCTGTGGGGACCGGACGGGATGAACTTCGCCGAACTGGGCGACGATATCGCCCACGAGGCCGAACAGGCGCTGTTTTTGACCCGGCAGATCAAGCAGATCGATGAACGGGTCGCGAACCTCTACGCAGACGCCGACCCCGAGGGAATCGTGGCTTCTGCTCCCGGCGTCGGACCCGTCATCAGCGCCGTGATCGCCGGGCGCATCGGAGATCCCCACCTGTTCACCTCACTGGCCGCGATCCGCGCCTACACCGGACTGGTCCCCAAGGTCAGCCAGTCCGGGCTGAGCAGGGTCGAATCCTCGATCACCAAGGCCGGCGACCCCCTGCTGCGCGAAATGCTCTGCACCGCCGCTGATCAAGCCCGCAAGATCGACCCGCAGATCGCTGCGAAATACCAGCGATTGATGGCCGGCGACCGCCACCACGACTCGGCGATCTGCCACCTGGCCACCCTGCTGGTCACCCGGATCGCCACCTGCATGCGCAACGGCCAGCCCTACGTCCTGCGCGATGTCGACGGCACCCCGATCACCGACGCTCAGGGCCGCAACATCGTCAAAGAGCGCTATCAGATCGAGCCCCGGCGCCGCGACAACATCCGTCACCAACGCATGCGCGACCGCCGCAAACAGGCGGCGGGCCAGGAGTCACAGGAGTCGCCAAGCGCTCCAACATCCAGGCCCGCCAAACACGAGCCTACGAGCCCACACGTCGCTTGA
- a CDS encoding heme-binding protein, which translates to MEFHADTTRRRVAGIAAGCVLGGAVAATVAAPAAFAAPDCSPAGIAGTVSSVTGSAQSYLNAHPGANQAVTAAYNQPRAAASQNLRAYFTSNPGEYRDLRGILSPIGETQRQCNVTVLPPEMASAYSEFMAG; encoded by the coding sequence ATGGAATTTCATGCTGACACCACGCGTCGCCGCGTCGCCGGCATCGCAGCAGGTTGTGTCCTCGGGGGAGCAGTCGCCGCCACCGTCGCTGCCCCGGCAGCGTTCGCGGCGCCCGACTGCAGTCCCGCGGGCATTGCGGGAACCGTGAGTTCGGTGACCGGATCAGCGCAGTCCTACCTGAATGCGCATCCAGGCGCGAACCAAGCTGTGACGGCGGCCTACAACCAACCGCGCGCCGCGGCCTCGCAGAACCTGCGCGCCTACTTCACCTCGAACCCGGGCGAATACCGCGATCTGCGTGGCATTCTCTCGCCGATCGGGGAGACGCAGCGGCAGTGCAACGTGACGGTTCTTCCGCCGGAGATGGCATCGGCCTACTCCGAGTTCATGGCGGGATAG
- a CDS encoding LAGLIDADG family homing endonuclease, which translates to MYLGDGCISKAQRVWHLRVSLDKKYPGIIDACREAIDILMPTQRAAVHPRRTGCSDVSHYSKHWPCLFPQRGPGPKHTRPIRLEPWQQTLVDIATEDFVRGLIDSDGCRVVANDRGVRSVRYHFSNKSDDILNLFTAALDHLGIPWTRNRADTIAVYRKAATARMDQFVGPKSAARPPLVA; encoded by the coding sequence ATGTACCTCGGCGACGGATGTATCTCCAAGGCGCAACGCGTGTGGCACCTCAGGGTCAGCCTCGACAAGAAGTATCCGGGGATCATCGATGCGTGCCGCGAAGCGATCGATATCCTGATGCCGACTCAACGTGCTGCTGTGCATCCTCGGCGCACCGGATGCTCGGACGTCTCGCACTACTCCAAACACTGGCCCTGCCTGTTCCCTCAGCGTGGCCCAGGTCCCAAACACACCCGACCCATCCGCTTGGAACCCTGGCAACAGACACTTGTAGACATAGCCACCGAAGACTTCGTCCGAGGTCTCATCGACAGCGATGGATGCCGCGTCGTCGCCAATGACCGCGGTGTGCGCAGCGTCCGGTACCACTTCTCGAACAAATCGGATGACATCCTGAACCTGTTCACCGCCGCGTTGGATCACCTCGGCATACCGTGGACCCGAAACCGTGCCGACACCATTGCGGTATACCGCAAGGCGGCGACGGCTCGAATGGACCAGTTCGTCGGACCAAAGTCTGCTGCGCGCCCACCACTGGTTGCCTGA
- a CDS encoding MFS transporter, translating to MGARQVNSRPDAPPSHSRLLVSVLCAAGVSVSLMQTLLIPIIPELPKLLDTGASNASWAITATLLTAAVATPVFGRLGDMYGPKPMLISCAVLLTLGSLLAAVTTSLLPLIVGRGLQGFGIPIIPLGISVMRSCVPPERVGSAMGMMSASLGVGGALGLPLAALIAQNYDWHALFWFGAGLGVAALLAFVFLVPHLPPRSNDRFDPVGAVLLAVALVTLLLPISKGGIWGWTSAMTLILFGCSAVTFVVFAGWQLRVSAPIVDLRTTVRRPVLTTNLASIAVAFAMFAMSLVAPQVLELPPSTGYGLGQSMVQTGLWLAPGGVAMMLTSPVAARVAARRGYKFTLVTGCLIIAAAYLMGLKLLETAPGVLVLNFLVAVGVGFAFASMPALINAAVPMSETAAANGINSLARSFGTSVASAVIGAVLAGMTVTVAGHEAPTLAGIQVALLIAAGAAVVAAGLTLLIPTDRPAAVEPAPEPAATVRG from the coding sequence ATGGGCGCTCGGCAGGTGAACTCGCGTCCCGACGCCCCGCCCAGCCACTCCCGTCTTCTGGTGTCGGTGCTGTGCGCGGCGGGCGTCAGCGTCTCGCTGATGCAGACGCTGCTCATCCCGATCATTCCCGAGCTGCCTAAGCTGTTGGACACCGGCGCGTCGAACGCGTCGTGGGCCATCACTGCCACGCTGCTGACCGCCGCGGTCGCCACCCCGGTGTTCGGTCGGCTCGGTGACATGTACGGCCCCAAACCGATGCTCATCAGCTGCGCGGTGCTCCTGACGCTCGGTTCGCTGCTGGCCGCGGTCACCACGTCCCTGCTGCCGCTGATCGTCGGGCGCGGCCTGCAGGGCTTCGGCATTCCGATCATTCCGCTGGGCATCAGCGTGATGCGCTCCTGTGTGCCGCCCGAAAGAGTGGGCAGCGCAATGGGAATGATGAGTGCGTCGCTGGGAGTCGGCGGAGCCTTGGGCCTGCCGCTGGCAGCGCTGATCGCCCAGAACTACGACTGGCACGCGCTGTTCTGGTTCGGTGCCGGCCTGGGCGTCGCAGCGTTGCTGGCGTTCGTGTTCCTGGTCCCGCACCTGCCGCCGCGCTCCAACGATCGATTCGACCCCGTGGGCGCGGTGCTGCTGGCGGTGGCGCTGGTGACCCTGCTGCTGCCGATCTCCAAGGGTGGGATCTGGGGCTGGACGTCGGCGATGACGTTGATCCTGTTCGGTTGTTCGGCCGTGACGTTCGTGGTGTTCGCGGGCTGGCAACTTCGGGTGTCGGCACCGATCGTGGACCTGCGCACCACCGTTCGGCGTCCGGTGCTCACCACGAACCTGGCCTCGATCGCCGTGGCGTTCGCGATGTTCGCGATGTCGTTGGTGGCGCCGCAGGTGCTGGAACTGCCACCCAGCACGGGCTACGGGCTGGGGCAGTCCATGGTGCAGACCGGCCTGTGGCTGGCGCCCGGCGGTGTGGCAATGATGCTGACGTCCCCGGTGGCCGCACGGGTCGCGGCGCGGCGCGGCTACAAGTTCACGCTGGTGACGGGGTGTCTGATCATCGCGGCGGCGTATCTGATGGGCCTGAAGCTGCTGGAGACGGCGCCTGGCGTGCTCGTACTGAATTTCCTGGTCGCGGTGGGTGTCGGGTTCGCATTCGCCTCCATGCCGGCCTTGATCAACGCCGCGGTGCCGATGTCGGAGACGGCGGCCGCCAACGGCATCAACTCCCTGGCGCGCTCGTTCGGGACGTCGGTCGCGAGCGCGGTGATTGGTGCGGTGCTGGCGGGGATGACGGTGACGGTGGCCGGACACGAGGCGCCGACGCTGGCGGGCATCCAGGTTGCGCTGCTGATCGCGGCCGGTGCGGCCGTGGTCGCCGCGGGGCTGACGCTGTTGATCCCGACGGACAGACCGGCCGCGGTCGAGCCCGCTCCCGAACCGGCGGCGACCGTCAGAGGTTGA
- a CDS encoding MoaD/ThiS family protein, producing MSVTVSIPTILRPHTGGEKRVTADGATLAEVISNLESNYAGISERLIDAGKLHRFVNIYVNDEDVRFSGGLDTQISDGDSVTILPAVAGG from the coding sequence ATGAGTGTCACCGTTTCGATACCCACCATCCTGCGCCCGCACACCGGTGGCGAGAAGCGCGTCACGGCCGACGGAGCCACCCTGGCCGAGGTGATCTCCAACCTGGAATCCAACTACGCCGGGATCTCGGAGCGCCTGATCGACGCGGGCAAGTTGCACCGCTTCGTCAACATCTACGTCAACGACGAGGATGTCCGCTTCTCCGGCGGCCTCGACACCCAGATCTCCGACGGTGACTCGGTGACCATCCTTCCCGCAGTCGCTGGAGGCTGA
- a CDS encoding cysteine synthase, which yields MTRYNSLLEALGHTPIVGLQRLSPRWDDGPDGPHVRLWAKLEDRNPTGSIKDRPALRMIEQAERDGLIKPGDTILEPTSGNTGISLAMASQLKGYRLICVMPENTSVERTQVLELYGAQIIFSPAEGGSNTAVAKAKELAAEHPDWVMLYQYGNPANSDAHYYGTGPEILADLPEITHFVAGLGTTGTLMGTGRFLREHVPGVQIVAAEPRYGEGVYALRNIDEGFVPELYDPEVLTTRYSVGSFDAVRRTRELVKQEGIFAGISTGAILHAALGMGAKALKAGERADIAFVVADAGWKYLSTGAYAGSLDDAEDALEGQLWA from the coding sequence TTGACCCGCTACAACTCTTTGTTGGAGGCCCTCGGCCACACGCCGATCGTGGGCCTGCAACGACTGTCCCCCCGCTGGGACGACGGGCCCGACGGCCCGCACGTGCGGTTGTGGGCGAAGTTGGAGGACCGCAACCCGACGGGTTCGATCAAGGACCGGCCGGCGCTGCGGATGATCGAGCAGGCCGAGCGTGACGGCCTGATCAAGCCCGGTGACACGATCCTGGAACCCACCAGCGGCAACACCGGCATCTCGCTGGCCATGGCGTCGCAGCTCAAGGGCTACCGGCTGATCTGCGTGATGCCGGAGAACACCTCGGTCGAGCGCACCCAGGTGCTCGAACTCTACGGCGCACAGATCATCTTCAGCCCGGCTGAGGGCGGGTCGAACACCGCCGTCGCCAAGGCCAAGGAACTCGCGGCCGAGCACCCCGACTGGGTGATGCTCTACCAGTACGGCAACCCGGCCAACTCCGATGCGCACTACTACGGCACCGGCCCGGAGATCCTCGCCGACCTGCCGGAGATCACGCACTTCGTCGCGGGCCTCGGCACCACCGGCACGCTCATGGGCACCGGGCGGTTCCTGCGCGAGCACGTGCCGGGCGTGCAGATCGTCGCCGCCGAACCCCGCTACGGCGAGGGCGTGTACGCGCTGCGCAACATCGACGAGGGATTCGTGCCGGAACTGTACGACCCCGAGGTGCTGACGACGCGCTACTCGGTCGGTTCTTTCGACGCGGTCCGCCGCACTCGCGAACTGGTGAAGCAGGAGGGCATCTTCGCCGGCATTTCGACGGGCGCCATCCTGCACGCAGCTCTGGGCATGGGCGCCAAGGCCCTCAAGGCGGGCGAGCGGGCCGACATCGCGTTCGTCGTCGCCGACGCCGGATGGAAGTACCTGTCGACCGGCGCGTACGCCGGTAGCCTGGATGACGCGGAAGATGCGCTGGAAGGTCAGCTGTGGGCATGA
- a CDS encoding DUF3817 domain-containing protein, protein MTTPETSAIPAGAAPIDAIRKALKGYRIMAWATGIWLIALTYEMVVKYIVKVEDLPGWMDLIAPIHGWVYFVYLLFTANLAVKVRWPIGKTIGILLAGTIPLLGVIVEHFQTKKLKAQFNL, encoded by the coding sequence ATGACCACGCCCGAAACGTCCGCGATCCCGGCCGGCGCCGCCCCGATCGACGCCATCAGGAAGGCGTTGAAGGGCTATCGGATCATGGCTTGGGCGACGGGTATCTGGCTGATCGCCCTGACCTACGAGATGGTGGTCAAGTACATCGTCAAGGTCGAGGACCTGCCCGGCTGGATGGATCTGATCGCCCCGATCCACGGCTGGGTGTACTTCGTCTACCTGCTCTTCACCGCGAATCTCGCGGTGAAGGTGCGCTGGCCCATCGGCAAGACGATCGGCATCCTCCTGGCGGGGACGATCCCGCTGCTGGGCGTGATCGTCGAGCATTTCCAGACCAAGAAGCTCAAGGCGCAGTTCAACCTCTGA
- a CDS encoding cyclic nucleotide-degrading phosphodiesterase, whose translation MAVRITVLGCSGSVGGPDSPTSGYLLNAPDTPPLVIDFGGGVLGALQRYADPGDVNVLLSHLHADHCLDLPGLFVWRRYHPNPPEGKALMFGPSDTWSRLAAASSPQGGELDDFNDVFDIRHWIDGRSERFGALDVLPRLVSHPTESYGMRFTDPSGAVLVYSGDTGVCDSVVELARDADVFLCEASWTHDPDNRPPHVHLSGAEAGQIAAKANVRELLLTHIPPWTSREDVISEAKAEFDGPVRAVVCGETFEVHRSS comes from the coding sequence ATGGCTGTGCGGATCACGGTGCTGGGGTGCTCAGGGAGCGTAGGCGGCCCCGATTCCCCGACGTCGGGGTATCTGCTCAACGCACCGGACACACCGCCGCTGGTGATCGATTTCGGCGGCGGCGTCCTGGGTGCCCTCCAGCGCTATGCCGACCCCGGCGATGTGAACGTGCTGCTGAGCCACCTGCATGCCGACCACTGCCTGGACCTTCCCGGTCTGTTCGTCTGGCGTCGCTATCACCCGAATCCGCCCGAAGGTAAGGCGTTGATGTTCGGGCCCAGCGACACCTGGTCGCGGTTGGCGGCGGCGAGTTCTCCGCAGGGCGGCGAACTCGACGATTTCAACGACGTCTTCGACATCCGGCACTGGATCGACGGCCGTAGCGAACGCTTCGGCGCACTCGACGTGTTGCCCCGCCTGGTGTCGCATCCGACCGAGTCCTACGGGATGCGATTCACCGACCCGTCGGGTGCGGTGCTGGTCTACAGCGGTGACACCGGCGTATGCGACTCGGTGGTTGAGTTGGCGCGCGACGCGGACGTCTTCCTGTGTGAGGCGTCGTGGACGCACGATCCCGACAACCGGCCTCCGCACGTGCATCTGTCGGGCGCCGAGGCCGGGCAGATCGCGGCCAAGGCCAACGTCCGTGAGCTCCTCCTGACCCACATCCCGCCGTGGACATCGCGCGAGGACGTGATCAGCGAGGCCAAGGCCGAGTTCGACGGACCGGTGCGCGCCGTGGTCTGCGGAGAGACGTTCGAGGTCCACCGCTCCTCCTGA
- the mbp1 gene encoding microaggregate-binding protein 1 — translation MTEKNSGPEEGIKGVVEDVKGKAKEVVGTVTGRDDLTEEGKAQQDKAEAQRDAAKKEAEAESARGAAGVAEERQKSNQ, via the coding sequence ATGACTGAGAAGAACAGCGGTCCCGAAGAAGGCATCAAGGGCGTCGTCGAAGACGTCAAGGGCAAGGCCAAGGAGGTCGTGGGCACCGTCACCGGTCGTGACGACCTGACCGAGGAGGGCAAGGCCCAGCAGGACAAGGCTGAAGCACAGCGCGATGCCGCCAAGAAGGAAGCCGAGGCCGAATCGGCACGAGGCGCTGCCGGCGTCGCCGAGGAACGGCAGAAGTCCAACCAGTAA
- a CDS encoding Mov34/MPN/PAD-1 family protein produces the protein MLVIRADLVDAMVAHARADHPDEACGVLVGPEGSDRPERFVPMVNAERSPTFYRFDSGEQLKVWRAMDDADEVPVVIYHSHTATEAYPSRTDISYASEPDAHYVLVSTRDPEQHELRSYRILDGVVTEEPVKIVAQY, from the coding sequence TGGTCGACGCGATGGTCGCGCACGCGCGGGCCGACCATCCCGACGAGGCCTGCGGCGTGCTCGTCGGCCCGGAGGGCTCCGACCGCCCCGAACGATTCGTGCCGATGGTCAACGCCGAGCGGTCGCCGACGTTCTACCGGTTCGACTCCGGCGAGCAGTTGAAGGTGTGGCGCGCCATGGACGACGCCGACGAGGTCCCCGTGGTCATCTACCACTCGCACACGGCGACCGAGGCCTATCCCAGCCGCACCGACATCTCGTATGCGTCCGAACCCGACGCCCACTACGTGCTGGTGTCCACGCGGGACCCCGAACAGCACGAACTTCGCAGCTACCGCATCCTGGACGGCGTGGTCACCGAGGAACCCGTCAAGATTGTGGCGCAGTACTGA
- a CDS encoding rhomboid family intramembrane serine protease: MSSTTGFPAPQKPEKKSAWKVGGATILAFVALLYAIELVDQLFGHRLDANGIRPMEADGLWGIVFAPLLHANWAHLMANTVPALVLGFLMTLAGMGRFIYATAIIWILGGLGTWLIGNLGACGGLATNHIGASGLIFGWLAFLMIFGWFTRNAWEIVVGVVVLIFYGGILWGAIPELDRCNGVSWQGHLCGAVAGILAAYLLSGPERRARQQRRLQRSQPPYLTS; this comes from the coding sequence ATGAGCAGCACCACGGGCTTCCCGGCCCCGCAGAAGCCGGAGAAGAAGTCGGCGTGGAAGGTCGGAGGCGCGACCATCCTCGCCTTCGTGGCGTTGCTCTACGCGATTGAGCTCGTCGACCAGCTTTTCGGCCACCGCTTGGACGCCAACGGCATCCGCCCGATGGAGGCCGACGGCCTGTGGGGCATCGTGTTCGCCCCGCTGCTGCACGCCAACTGGGCGCACCTGATGGCCAACACTGTGCCGGCCCTGGTCCTGGGCTTCCTGATGACGCTGGCCGGGATGGGCCGGTTCATCTACGCGACCGCGATCATCTGGATCCTCGGCGGCCTCGGCACCTGGTTGATCGGCAATCTGGGTGCCTGCGGTGGCCTGGCGACCAACCACATCGGTGCGTCCGGGCTGATCTTCGGTTGGCTGGCGTTCCTGATGATCTTCGGCTGGTTCACGCGCAACGCCTGGGAGATCGTCGTCGGCGTGGTGGTGCTGATCTTCTACGGCGGCATTCTCTGGGGCGCCATCCCGGAGTTGGACCGCTGCAACGGTGTCTCGTGGCAGGGGCACCTCTGCGGTGCGGTCGCGGGAATCCTCGCGGCGTATCTCCTGTCAGGTCCGGAACGTCGCGCCCGTCAGCAACGCAGGCTGCAGCGATCTCAACCGCCGTACCTGACGTCATGA